Part of the Cydia pomonella isolate Wapato2018A chromosome 20, ilCydPomo1, whole genome shotgun sequence genome is shown below.
CAGAGATGTCTTTAGGTCTTGACTATTCTCTAAGTGAAGAATCTAAGGAGTAAGTATCATACTTGTTAAGGCGACATAACCTATAAACATATcttcattttaattttgattcaCCTTTGGCGTCTCTTATGTTACCGCCTGTGAATTCAATGTATTATATTTCTTCTAGTAtgatttttgatatttctagtcctgatttaaataaatcaatggaAACTTCATTTTTCAGTGCCCCAGAATCAGTGAACAAAATATTCTCAGCAGCGTTCCTAGGAAACAAGCAGCATAACGAATTAGTCAAGCAGGAACTCGTAAATAGAGTCAGGAGGCATGCATATGATGATAATACTGCTGAGACAAAAAGTAAACATTTCTTATTTACTACATGCACATTTTCACTTGGTTGTCTGTATGAACTGTGTTATACTGCACCTGTTTCTTATCTTTTGTATCCTAAATAATTAAGCTCTATAACTGCTGCATGTAGAAAAACAATATCAGTATTAGTGTCTGAATAAAACcatattttttgccaaaaccAAAAGTTTGGTTTTGCTCTAGTTTCGGACGAAACATCATTTTGATGCTGAAACCGACACTTCGTTGGGAGACTAATCAGTCTCTTActctcttttttttattactgaaGTCAATTTCAACAAATGCAAATCATAATgtgaatatattattttcagttGCAAAGCTTACTGCAAGAATTCGTTGCCTTCAGGTCACCATGGAAAAGTTTCCGAGAAATGTAATTGCAAAGGTTTGGCACATGTTTATGTTAACTGTTATTAAAATGACATCCTAATTCGTAAATTTAACTTGCCCTAATAAGCATCTGTTACCCTTTTTAAcacaaatataagtaatagataaGTTAATTGCTATTAGTTTGTAGGAAGTTAATAAAGAATGACAGTAGCAAAACTAATTTATCCTGCTAAGGCCCtgccatacaaataaaatatccgAAATTTGTCACTGGAGTTTGAACCTATTGTGCAGGGCatagagttgattttgttttgttagaaaactgatagaaataaaagaaatgcaattttattccaattgaatatgattaaaatttcattGACCTGAATAAGTACTATAGGTAAGACATTGGGCCTATAGATGGTTATTAGTTAGGTGTATATCATGTATAGGTCAGACTAAAAATCTATTGTCAACAAATTCTTTTTCAGAAAACTGTACAAGAGCTGATAGACAGGAGGAAGAAATTGTTGAAGTACCTCCGCACATATGACTACAAGAAGTTTGAGTGGATCTTGGAGCAACTAAATATTGAATACAGGGCCCATCCAGagtaagtttaatttaatttatttaataacatttaaaatgaaATGGTCTATAGAGATTGAACCGAAATTATGCCAGCaatttaacaataattaatttaaagtaatttaaaattagaCAGAACAATATAGGATCAGCTGAGTAATAAGGTCCCATTCGTAACAGTAAGAGTGAGTCCACACTGGTGTGTTGCGTTGCGTTTGCGTCGAGtcgtcataaaaaatatatgtaaaacgatGCAGCGTTGACACTGCGACGACACTTGTGACGAAACAACGCAATGCGacgcaccagtgtggcctcCCTCTAAGATGATATATGCAACTATATGACTCATGATATTAGTACCAAGTTTTATAGTAAGATATAACATATTTTGTTTACAGGTCTCACCATAAGCTGTCTCGTAAAGAATCCCTGAGAAGATTAACAGAAATGCATTGTGATGACATTCGCAATGAAAAACTTTCAAACTACCGAAACCTGCTAGAGAGCCAACAGGGGCCCTTCCTCAAGGAGAAACTAGAAGCACTAAAGTTTATTAGGAGTGAACAGATAGATTTGCAGCTTAATATCACAGTCTCAGAACAAGATATCAAGAAAGTGGAAGAACAGTTAAAAGAATGGACAGTTAAGGACGAAATAAAACAACAGGccaagaaaaagaagaaaaatctaaTTGCCGACTTggattaaacaaaaatatttaatgagtaGGTAGTAATTATGTgataggaaataaaaaaaaattacatatctaattattttatttcaaaatgataTTACATAAAACCTTacaattatgttaaaaaaagttaaaatataaagCGTAATATGAGATTCAGTCAATTTTGGACGGAGATATTTTACACTagctaaaaatatgtttacgtCGAATTTGGAAATAAGTTGGAAGAcgatttaacaatattttacatGGGTCTACATATAATGGCTACAGTATAAAAGCTAAGTCAAAGGCACtgtatacttaaataattattatacgagtTAATTATTACGGTTTTAAATGGCCAATGGGCGCTTTTATACTTCATAGTGGTTGTCCACGGTAACGACACGATTTATCGTCATGACTCTAGGGGACCAAAATGCATGAAATTGTATACAGACGTTTATATCATCGTGGACAACAGTATAAAAGCGTTCGCATACAATCTCGTACATTTTAATCATCTGATGTGTCGTGTCGGAACGATAAATCGTGTCGTTACCGCCAACGACCACTATAAATTATAACAGCGTCCGATAACGCTTTGGCCTCATTCGCCAGAGTTTAAAAAGCATTGCGTTAAAACCTGACGTTACAAGTTCGTCGGCCAACGGTCGAAGTTGAAAATCCAACAACGTACAACAAAAACGCGCCATCGTGTGAATACACAGGTAGAGCTAGACGAAGAGAAATCTTGGTGTAACTTTATCCATTTGTGTCATTCAAACGCTTTTTTAACGTGCGTTGTAAAAGTGCTCGTGCGCATCCGGCCTTAGCGGTCTAGTTTCAAATAGGTTTTTATAAACAAAGTTTCCGCGAGAAACAACTCGTGTAGTAGGTATGCCTCGATGGAGGCGTTCGCCTAATATCCAACAACGGAAGTGATATTGCGGCGACCGTACAGCCTGTGGGCAGCGGGCGGCGGGTCGGAGGCGGCTCAGAGGCACGTGGTGCGCGGCTTGCGCGCGTAGGCGGTGGGGATGAAGCCGGAGCGGCGCGCCTTGGGCGCGTGCGCCCACAGCCAGCCCTCCACCGTCTGCTGCGTCAGGTCCGCGTACACCCACTCGCCGCGCTTCACCGACAGGTCGTCCGGTGCCTGCGCCTGCAACGATCCTCTTATTAGAAAAACGGCTGCGTTGCATTCTTACTACGAAACATTACCATGTTTCGTAGTAAGAATGCAACGCAGCCGTACAGCAACAGCAACGCAGCagcttacttaggcaactcgacaagcttcgttgcctaaacatggTACTCGAtggaaaagctctctattatatcacgattgtataaaatactattatatctTGTAAATAAAACCCTTAACTACCTAAGGAATAGCGGTGTCTCCCAACACGGTAACAATTTGCTTACCGGGAGGCATCATCCCTAAACTTCCCGGGGACCAAAATCGAGTTAACATTTAATTTCCTCTCGCCATCGCTCCAGCCAGCTTTACTGAATTGCAAAAGGGTTCTCGAGAGCCTGCAGTATTTTGTGACCGAATCATTAGGACGCCGTAACGCTCCGAAATAACGCATTAGAATTACACATTTCTTTTGCACAACCAACATATGTAATACAATTTTTACTGCATGATTCAGTTCACCTTATAATCGTACAGCATGACTAGCTCTGTGCCGTGGTAGCGTCCGTCGTTGTGCGTGTTGTTGGTGCCGGCGGACATCACGGTACTGTTGGGGTTGGCGGGCGGGGAGTGTTGGGGTGGCGGCTGCGGAGTGTCTTGCTGGTtcgctgtaattttttttttaaataaaggttCATGAGTTACGAAAATGAATCGCCAAACTGTTTCTTAATATACGTACTCGTTACGTCGTTCTTTTAATGCCAACTCCTATTCAGTAGAGTATAGATactgtcattcacgaagacgcctgcctggacttgtattgtcatgttattaaaggttacatttgacaaattgcgcgtcatcgtggatgaaaCGAACTATTAATTACTAACTTCCCAATCCTGACAATaggtaatgaaaaaaaaatgcaacattaaaacaaaataaacattttaaaattaggtaATACCTGTTCCTTGTCGTAAGGAGTTATAATAGTGCTAcataatgcctaattatgtagtaCTGCTGTCACTGCTCTACACACACATATTATGAGCACGTTTTGATGTGTTCAGGAACCGCATGTTACGACCGCCATTGCGACATTTGATCACActcaataaaacgtcatctcgacttATATTTGAAATGAGGTTAAATccaaattcctttgtttttcagggatgttcaaaatttgaattattatatCGATATCGACGTTATTATTACgcaataacaacattttaacagataagaaatttgttgttgTGTTTGTTTGTGGGTCTATCTTTATGCTGGCAGTAATATGCCGTTTTTGAACGCATCATAGAGGATTTATGATATGTACATAAAGTATATTAGGGTATGCAATGTGTTGTTTTTGTTACCTTGCA
Proteins encoded:
- the LOC133528940 gene encoding small ribosomal subunit protein uS15m, coding for MLRRLTTTIIQSRGIKHQVKFKWVRPEYVPAYKPAKSGDLEGLPPISEMSLGLDYSLSEESKDAPESVNKIFSAAFLGNKQHNELVKQELVNRVRRHAYDDNTAETKIAKLTARIRCLQVTMEKFPRNVIAKKTVQELIDRRKKLLKYLRTYDYKKFEWILEQLNIEYRAHPESHHKLSRKESLRRLTEMHCDDIRNEKLSNYRNLLESQQGPFLKEKLEALKFIRSEQIDLQLNITVSEQDIKKVEEQLKEWTVKDEIKQQAKKKKKNLIADLD